A region of Pongo pygmaeus isolate AG05252 chromosome 15, NHGRI_mPonPyg2-v2.0_pri, whole genome shotgun sequence DNA encodes the following proteins:
- the ABCD4 gene encoding lysosomal cobalamin transporter ABCD4 isoform X4 has protein sequence MMPRLVSNSWAQVIHPPRPPKVLGLQRPRLDLQFLQRFLQILKVLFPSWSSQNALMFLTLLCLTLLEQFVIYRVGLIPSQYYGVLGNKDLEGFKTLTFLAVMLIVLNSTLKSFDQFTCNLLYVSWRKDLTEHLHRLYFRGRVYYTLNVLRDDIDNPDQRISQDVERFCRQLSSMASKLIISPFTLVYYTYQCFQSTGWLGPVSIFGYFILGTMVNKTLMGPIVTKLVHQEKLEGDFRFKHMQIRVNAEPAAFYRAGHVEHMRTDRRLQRLLQTQRELMSKELWLYIGINTFDYLGSILSYVVIAIPIFSGVYGDLSPAELSTLVSKNAFVCIYLISCFTQLIDLSTTLSDVAGYTHRIGQLQETLLDMSLKSQDCEILGESEWGLDTAPRWPAAEPADTAFLLERVSISAPSSDKPLIKDLSLKISDGQSLLITGNTGTGKTSLLRVLGGLWTSTRGSVQMLTDFGPHGVLFLPQKPFFTDGTLREQVIYPLKEVYPDSGETPVGTRKVMPSFTYPFPYQGLQPVVSKPSPSILGPPPLPSMMCPVYSFFFFFFFF, from the exons atgatgcccaggctggtctcgaactcctgggctcaagtgatccacccgcctcggcctcccaaagtgctgggattacagag GCCCAGGTTAGATCTGCAATTTCTCCAGCGGTTCCTGCAGATACTGAAGGTTTTGTTTCCTTCTTGGTCGTCACAGAATGCCTTGATGTTCCTGACCCTTTTGTGCCTGACCCtcctgg AGCAATTTGTGATCTACCGGGTTGGCTTGATCCCCAGTCAGTACTATGGGGTCCTGGGAAACAAAGACTTGGAAGGGTTTAAGACTCTGACATTCCTGGCTGTCATGCTCATTGTTCTGAACTCCACG CTGAAGAGCTTTGATCAGTTCACCTGCAACCTGCTGTATGTGAGCTGGAGGAAGGACCTCACTGAGCACCTCCACCGCCTCTACTTCCGGGGCCGTGTGTACTACACCCTCAACGTGCTGCGGGATGACATCGATAACCC GGACCAGCGCATCAGCCAGGATGTGGAGCGATTCTGCCGGCAGCTCAGCAGCATGGCCAGCAAGCTGATCATCTCCCCGTTCACCCTCGTCTACTACACTTACCAGTGCTTCCAAAG CACAGGCTGGCTCGGGCCTGTGAGCATCTTCGGGTATTTCATCTTGGGGACCATGGTGAACAAAACTTTGATGGGCCCCATTGTGACGAAGCTGGTGCATCAGGAGAAGCTGGAGGGAGATTTTAG gttcaagcacatGCAGATTCGGGTGAATGCGGAGCCTGCTGCTTTCTACAG AGCTGGGCATGTGGAGCACATGAGGACAGACCGCAGGCTGCAGAGACTCCTTCAGACCCAGAGGGAGCTGATGTCCAAAGAGCTCTGGCTATACA TCGGCATCAACACCTTTGACTATCTGGGCAGCATCCTGAGTTACGTTGTCATCGCAATCCCCATTTTTAGCGGGGTCTATGGAGACCTGAGTCCCGCAGAGCTTAGCACCCTGGTCAGCAAG AATGCCTTTGTGTGCATCTACCTCATCAGCTGCTTCACCCAGCTCATCGACCTGTCCACGACGCTCTCGGATGTGGCTGGCTACACGCACAG AATTGGGCAGCTTCAGGAGACGCTTCTGGACATGTCCCTGAAGTCGCAGGACTGCGAGATCCTGGGCGAGAGCGAGTGGGGCTTGGACAC AGCCCCACGGTGGCCAGCGGCAGAGCCAGCAGACACAGCGTTTCTCCTTGAGCGGGTCTCCATCTCTGCCCCCTCCTCTGACAAACCCCTCATTAAGGATCTGAGCCTAAAGATCTCTGACGGACAGAGCCTGCTCATCACAGGCAACACAGGCACTGGCAAGACCTCCTTGCTCCGGGTTCTGGGCGGCCTCTGGACGAGTACACGGG GCTCAGTGCAGATGCTGACGGACTTTGGGCCCCATGGGGTGCTATTCCTGCCACAAAAGCCGTTCTTCACTGACGGGACCCTTCGGGAGCAG gtgATATATCCCCTGAAGGAGGTCTACCCCGACTCAG GAGAGACGCCCGTTGGGACAAGGAAAGTGATGCCTTCCTTCACCTACCCCTTCCCTTATCAAGGGCTGCAACCTGTGGTTTCAAAGCCTTCGCCCAGCATTCTGGggcccccacccctgccatccATGATGTGCCctgtctattcttttttttttttttttttttttttttga